In a single window of the Arachis hypogaea cultivar Tifrunner chromosome 6, arahy.Tifrunner.gnm2.J5K5, whole genome shotgun sequence genome:
- the LOC112696780 gene encoding cysteine proteinase inhibitor 7 isoform X1 — MKPGASSLVTLLSLLLALSGLCVLGSRMVEEHHDNIIRMKLGGLRDFHYDAVSNHAEIESLARFAIQEHNNKENGLLEFAKVLKAKEQVVAGKIYFLTLEAIDGGKKKLYEAKIWVKPWMNFKQLQEFRQIHAITPFKSSDLGVQQEGHNLGWHEVPTLDPEIIDAASYAVKSIALRSNSLSPYELLEIVLARAKVVEDYVKLNLLLKLRRGMKEERFVVELNKKVGGRFYVSWMKQDSP; from the exons ATGAAGCCTGGTGCGTCCTCTCTTGTGACTTTGCTTTCTCTTCTCCTTGCGCTTTCTGGGCTCTGCGTCTTGGGATCTCGCATGGTGGAAGAGCACCACGACAACATCATTCGGATGAAGCTCGGAGGGCTTCGTGACTTCCACTACGACGCCGTTTCGAACCACGCTGAAATCGAAAGCCTCGCTCGTTTCGCAATTCAAGAACACAACAACAAAGAG AATGGCCTTCTTGAGTTTGCAAAGGTATTGAAGGCAAAAGAGCAGGTAGTAGCGGGTAAGATATATTTTCTTACACTTGAAGCAATTGATGGAGGAAAGAAGAAGTTATATGAAGCCAAAATTTGGGTGAAGCCATGGATGAACTTCAAGCAGTTGCAGGAATTCAGGCAAATTCATGCTATCACTCCCTTTAAGAGTTCAGACCTTGGCGTTCAGCAAG AAGGACACAATCTGGGATGGCATGAAGTGCCAACTCTTGATCCTGAGATCATAGACGCTGCCAGTTATGCTGTAAAGTCCATTGCGCTAAGATCCAACTCTTTGTCTCCATATGAACTTCTGGAGATTGTTCTGGCCAGGGCCAAG GTAGTTGAAGATTATGTGAAATTAAACTTGCTTCTGAAGTTAAGAAGGGGGATGAAAGAAGAGCGGTTTGTGGTTGAATTAAACAAGAAAGTTGGTGGAAGGTTTTATGTTAGCTGGATGAAACAAGATTCTCCCTGA
- the LOC112696780 gene encoding cysteine proteinase inhibitor 12 isoform X2, with product MKPGASSLVTLLSLLLALSGLCVLGSRMVEEHHDNIIRMKLGGLRDFHYDAVSNHAEIESLARFAIQEHNNKENGLLEFAKVLKAKEQVVAGKIYFLTLEAIDGGKKKLYEAKIWVKPWMNFKQLQEFRQIHAITPFKSSDLGVQQGHNLGWHEVPTLDPEIIDAASYAVKSIALRSNSLSPYELLEIVLARAKVVEDYVKLNLLLKLRRGMKEERFVVELNKKVGGRFYVSWMKQDSP from the exons ATGAAGCCTGGTGCGTCCTCTCTTGTGACTTTGCTTTCTCTTCTCCTTGCGCTTTCTGGGCTCTGCGTCTTGGGATCTCGCATGGTGGAAGAGCACCACGACAACATCATTCGGATGAAGCTCGGAGGGCTTCGTGACTTCCACTACGACGCCGTTTCGAACCACGCTGAAATCGAAAGCCTCGCTCGTTTCGCAATTCAAGAACACAACAACAAAGAG AATGGCCTTCTTGAGTTTGCAAAGGTATTGAAGGCAAAAGAGCAGGTAGTAGCGGGTAAGATATATTTTCTTACACTTGAAGCAATTGATGGAGGAAAGAAGAAGTTATATGAAGCCAAAATTTGGGTGAAGCCATGGATGAACTTCAAGCAGTTGCAGGAATTCAGGCAAATTCATGCTATCACTCCCTTTAAGAGTTCAGACCTTGGCGTTCAGCAAG GACACAATCTGGGATGGCATGAAGTGCCAACTCTTGATCCTGAGATCATAGACGCTGCCAGTTATGCTGTAAAGTCCATTGCGCTAAGATCCAACTCTTTGTCTCCATATGAACTTCTGGAGATTGTTCTGGCCAGGGCCAAG GTAGTTGAAGATTATGTGAAATTAAACTTGCTTCTGAAGTTAAGAAGGGGGATGAAAGAAGAGCGGTTTGTGGTTGAATTAAACAAGAAAGTTGGTGGAAGGTTTTATGTTAGCTGGATGAAACAAGATTCTCCCTGA